The nucleotide sequence GACACTTCATGTGAGAATGCGGCGATGGTGCGGCCGGCGAAGCGTGTGAGGCGGACGGCCATGTTCGTGGCCGACGTCAGCAACGTCGAGGACGACGCTCTACGGCATCGCAGATGCCGCGACACCGACGTATGACCTGGTGAAGGGCGAAGGCCTGTGGGTCTCGCGCGACGGCGGACGCGAGTGGCGACGCCACGAGCAGCGCGAGCCGAGGGACGAGGGCGAACCCACAGGGGCCGGGCAGTTGCGCTGAGAACCGGTAGTTGCTTCTCGAGGCGCCGACCATACGGTCCCTGATCGGGATCAGTGTGCTGTCTTGGACATGATGGCGTTCTGTTGGTGTCCAGACGAGTCCGGCGACGACTCGGAGGCTGTCGCCCCCGTGCTCCTGGCGGCCATGTCGGCAGGCCGGCCGCCTTCGCCACGCGACACCCACCTCCGCCATGCGTCTTTCGTGCAACGGCACGCCCCGATCGTGCAGGAGTTCACGCACCTGTAACCCGCAGACTCGGTGGCCAGGCACAACCGTGATTCTGCCGACACGCGGAGGCGATAGACCATGCGGACGTTCGTGCACACTTCCCATCCGGCACGGGTGATCTTCGGTCCCGGTACCGTCGGTGAACTCGCCGAGGAGGTACGACGGCTCGGTGGCTCCCGGGTGCTGCTGCTCTCCAGCCCGCCGCTCGCCGAGGCGTCCGCGCGGGTCCGGCACGCTCTGGGCGACCTGCTGGCGGCGGAGTTCGACGGCGCCGCCATGCACACGCCGACCGAGGTGACGGACGCGGCGCTCGCCGTACTGAAGGAGGCGGGCGCCGACTGTCTCGTGTCGGTCGGCGGGGGCTCGACCACGGGCCTGTCCAAGGCACTTGCCGTACGCACGGACCTGCCGCAGGTGGTCGTACCGACCACGTACGCCGGATCCGAGGTGACCCCCGTGCTCGGCGAGACGCGTGACGGTCACAAGGTCACCCGGTCCTCGGCCGCGATCCTGCCCGAGACCGTCGTCTACGACGTCGACTTCACGCTCTCCCTGCCGCTGCCCATGTCGATCACCAGCGGTGTGAACGCCATGGCGCATGCCGTGGAGGCGCTGTACTCCGCGGACGCGGACCCGGTCACCGACCGCCGTGCCCTCGACGCGATCTCGCTCATCGCTCGGGCGCTGCCCCGGCTGGCCGCCGACCCCGCCGACCGGGAGGCGCGGGCCGACCTGCTCCAGGCCGCCTGGCTCGCCGGTACGTGCCTGGCCACGGTGGGCATGGGCCTGCACCACAAGCTCTGCCACAGCCTCGGCGGCACCTTCGGCCTGCCGCACGCCGAGACGCACACCGTGATCCTTCCGCACGCGATGGCCTACAACGCGCCCGCCGCTCCGGACGCCATGCGGCGCATCGCCCGCGCGCTGGACGTGCCCGACGCGCCGAGCGGCATGTACGACCTGATCGCCTCGCTGGGCGGACCGACCTCACTGCGAGACCTGGGGATGCCCGAGTCCGAGCTGGGCCGCGCGGCCGGGCTGGCCGTGGCGACGCCGTACCCGAACCCCCGGGAACTGACGGTCGAGGGCATCGAGGCCCTGCTCGCAGACGCCTGGCACGGCCGCCGTCCCCGGAACCCCACCGCCACCGAGACCACGCCGGCCCGGCTCCTGGAGCAGGTGGTCGCGAGTTTCGCGCAGGCGCCCGACGCCCGTGTCCGCACCCTGCTCACCGGCCTCGTACGGCACCTGCACACCTTCGTGTCCGAGCAGGACGTGACCGAGGGGGAGTGGCAGTACGCGATCGACTTCCTCACCCGGACGGGAGAGGTGTGCAGCCCGACCCGGCAGGAGTTCGTACTCCTCTCCGACGTGCTGGGCGTCTCCAGCGCCGTGGACCTGCTCACCAACTCCCGCACACCGGACACCACACCGTCGGCCGTCCTGGGCCCCTTCTACGTGGAGGGACCGCCGGAGGCCGAGCACGGCACCGACATCTCCGGCGGCCTGCCCGGCACCCCGCTGTGGGCGGACGTGCGCGTGACCGACACGGCCGGTGTGCCGGTGAAGGACGCGGTCGTCGACGTATGGCAGTCCAACGAGGACGGCTTCTACGACGTTCAGCTGCCGGAGCTGGAGGGACCCGTCCTGCGTGCCCGGCTGCGGAGCGACGCCGAGGGGCGGCTCACGTTCTGGTCGATCCTGCCCTCGGAGTACCCCATCCCGGAGGACGGCCCCGTGGGACAGATGCTCGCCGCGGTCGGCCGCCATCCCTACCGGGCACCGCACCTGCACTTCATGATCGACGCGCCCGGCCACCGCCGCCTGATCACGCAGCTGTTCGTGGCCGGCGGTTCGTACCTCGACGGAGACACCGTCTTCGGTGTGAAGGACCAGCTCATCGTCGACTTCGTCCCGCAGGACGGTCCCACCCCGGACGGCCGCGGTGTCGCCGGTGAGTGGCGCCGTCTGGACCACACCTTCCGTATCGCCCCTCTGACCGACTGAACGAGGTAGCCCACTCATGACCCGCACGGAGACCTACGACACCGACGTCCTGGTCGTCGGCAGCGGCCCCGCCGGTGGCTCGGCCGCCCTGTTGCTGGCCACCTACGGCATCCGCACCCTCCTCGTCACCAAGTACGGCTGGCTCGCCAACACCCCCCGGGCGCACATCACCAACCAGCGCACGATGGAGGTCCTGCGCGACCTGGGCGTCGAAGCCGAGGCGATGGCGCACGGCAGCCCGTCCCAGCTCATGGGGGACACGGTGCTGTGCACCGCGCTCACGGGCGACGAGATAGGCCGGATCCGCAGCTGGGGCACGGGGCCCGGCTCCCTGACCGAATACACGTCGGCCAGCCCCTGCCAGATGATCGACCTGCCGCAGACCTACCTGGAGCCGATCCTCACCACCAACGCGGCGGCCCGCGGCGCCAAAGTCCGCTTCGACACCGAGTTCCTGAGCCTGACGCAGGACGAGGACGGGGTCAC is from Streptomyces cadmiisoli and encodes:
- a CDS encoding maleylacetate reductase and hydroxyquinol 1,2-dioxygenase domain-containing protein, yielding MRTFVHTSHPARVIFGPGTVGELAEEVRRLGGSRVLLLSSPPLAEASARVRHALGDLLAAEFDGAAMHTPTEVTDAALAVLKEAGADCLVSVGGGSTTGLSKALAVRTDLPQVVVPTTYAGSEVTPVLGETRDGHKVTRSSAAILPETVVYDVDFTLSLPLPMSITSGVNAMAHAVEALYSADADPVTDRRALDAISLIARALPRLAADPADREARADLLQAAWLAGTCLATVGMGLHHKLCHSLGGTFGLPHAETHTVILPHAMAYNAPAAPDAMRRIARALDVPDAPSGMYDLIASLGGPTSLRDLGMPESELGRAAGLAVATPYPNPRELTVEGIEALLADAWHGRRPRNPTATETTPARLLEQVVASFAQAPDARVRTLLTGLVRHLHTFVSEQDVTEGEWQYAIDFLTRTGEVCSPTRQEFVLLSDVLGVSSAVDLLTNSRTPDTTPSAVLGPFYVEGPPEAEHGTDISGGLPGTPLWADVRVTDTAGVPVKDAVVDVWQSNEDGFYDVQLPELEGPVLRARLRSDAEGRLTFWSILPSEYPIPEDGPVGQMLAAVGRHPYRAPHLHFMIDAPGHRRLITQLFVAGGSYLDGDTVFGVKDQLIVDFVPQDGPTPDGRGVAGEWRRLDHTFRIAPLTD